The window GCCACCGGCATCCGTCGCGCCCGAGCCGTTCGGAGTGCCCGAGCCGCCTGAACCGCCCGCGCCGCCCGAGCCGCCTGCACCCTCTGCACCTGATGAAGCCGAACCGACCGCCCCGTCGACCGACGGTCCGACCTGCGCGGAGTCCCCCTGCACGCCTTCCGGCACTGGGTCGGTCTGCGGGGCGGTCTGGTTCGTCTCCATGCCTCGATGCTGGCAGCGGCGCTGGGCGACCCGCTATGGGGTGAGTCCCTGATTCGACCCTGACGGTGACCCGGGGGCCGGGGCAGGTGGCGCCGGGCGTGCTTGGATGGCAGACATGGAGCCCCGGATGTCGCGACCGCGCGCCTGCGTCGCCACGGGCGTCGCGGCGGGGCTGGCCGCGCACCTCGGCTGGCCGGTGCTCGTCGTGCGCGCCGCGTTCGTCGTGACCAGCGTCGCGGCGGGTGCGGGCGTGCTGCTCTACGCCTGGCTCTGGGCGTTGACGCCGTGGGAGCCGGGCGAGCGGCGTCCGAGCCGGCGGGCCCCGGTCGCGTGGCTGCTCGTGTCAGCATCGGCGGCAGTGCTCGCGGTCGCGTGGCTCACGGCCGGGCGGGCGATCGGCGCCGACGCGGCCGACCTGCGGTGGTGGTTCGGCGGCGTGATCGCCGGGGTCGGGCTCGCCGTGGCATCCGGAGCCTGGGCGACCTTCATCGACCGTCCCGAGCCCGAGCGGGGGCCGAGGCACGAGCTCACGATCCGGCTCGTCGCGACGGCGCTGCTGCTGGTCACGGCCGTCGGCCTCGTGTTCGGCGAGAGCGCGCGCTGGCATCCGGTGCCGACGTTCGCGGCCGCGCTCGCCGCGGTGCTCGGCATCGGGCTGGTCTACGCGCCGACGCTCGTGACCGCGTGGCGCGAGCTCACCGAGGAGCGCACGAAGCGCATCCGCGAGGAGCAGCGCAGCGAGATCGCCGCGCACCTGCACGACTCGGTGCTGCAGACGCTCGCGCTCATCCAGAATCGGGCCGGCGCCACGACCGAGGTGGCCCGCATCGCCCGGGCGCAGGAGCGGGAGCTGCGCGACTGGCTCTTCGACGGCGAGGCGCCCGCCGACAGCGACCTCGGAACCGACCTGCGCGACTTCGCCGCGGCCCTCGAGATCGACTACCCGGTGACGATCGACGTCGTGGCGGTCGGCTCGTCGAGCGAGCGGGCGAGCGGCGAGGTGGCGGCCGCTGCGCGCGAGGCCATGCTGAACGCCGCACGCCACGCCGGCGGCGAGGTCTCGGTCTACGTCGAGGCGACGCCCGACTCGGTCGAGGTGTTCGTGCGCGACCGCGGCGACGGGTTCGACCTCGGCGAGGTGCCGAGCGACCGGCTCGGCGTGCGGCAGTCCATCATCGGGCGCATGCGCCGGGCCGGCGGCTCGGGCGAGGTGCGCCCGGGCGCGGGCGGCGTCGGCACCGAGGTGCGACTGCGGTTCCCGGCCGAGCGCATCGGCAGCATGGGGAGCGCCGGAAACTCCGGCACGGAGGGTGCACGTGGCTGACCTGAACCCTGCCGAGACGGCGGGCGCGGCATCCGTTCGCGTCGTGATCGTCGACGACCACTCGATCTTCCGCTCGGGGCTGAAGGCCGACCTCGACGCCTCGATCGAGGTCGTGGGCGAGGCGCACGACGTCGAGTCCGCCGTGCTCGCGGTGACGGATGCCGCACCCGACGTCGTGCTGCTCGACGTGCACCTGCCAGGGGTCGGCGTGCCGGCCGGCACGAGCGGCGGGGCCGAGGTCATGCGCCGCGCCGCGGCATCCGTGCCGGGAACGAGGTTTCTCGCGTTGAGCGTGTCGGACAAGGCCGAAGACGTGGTCGGCGTGATCCGCGCCGGCGCTCGCGGATACATCACGAAGGGGTCGTCCGGAGCCGACGTCAGCCGCGCGGTGCACGCCGTCGCGAGCGGCGACGCCGTCTTCTCGCCGAAGCTCGCCGGATTCGTGCTCGACGCCTTCGGGGCCGCCGTCGGCGAGACCGCGGCCGCGAGCGACGAGCTCGACCGCCTCTCGGCGCGCGAGCAGGAGGTCATGCGCCTCATCGCGCGCGGCTACGCCTACAAGGAGGTCGCGGCCGAGCTCTACATCTCGACGAAGACGGTCGAGTCGCACGTCTCGGCCGTGCTGCGCAAGCTGCAGCTCTCGAGCCGGCACGAACTCACGGCCTGGGCGAACGCGCGCCGCCTGCTCTGACGTCGCGGTCGCGGGGGCCGGCGGCCGGGCGGTAGACGTCGAGTGC is drawn from Agromyces sp. Leaf222 and contains these coding sequences:
- a CDS encoding ATP-binding protein, whose protein sequence is MSRPRACVATGVAAGLAAHLGWPVLVVRAAFVVTSVAAGAGVLLYAWLWALTPWEPGERRPSRRAPVAWLLVSASAAVLAVAWLTAGRAIGADAADLRWWFGGVIAGVGLAVASGAWATFIDRPEPERGPRHELTIRLVATALLLVTAVGLVFGESARWHPVPTFAAALAAVLGIGLVYAPTLVTAWRELTEERTKRIREEQRSEIAAHLHDSVLQTLALIQNRAGATTEVARIARAQERELRDWLFDGEAPADSDLGTDLRDFAAALEIDYPVTIDVVAVGSSSERASGEVAAAAREAMLNAARHAGGEVSVYVEATPDSVEVFVRDRGDGFDLGEVPSDRLGVRQSIIGRMRRAGGSGEVRPGAGGVGTEVRLRFPAERIGSMGSAGNSGTEGARG
- a CDS encoding response regulator transcription factor — protein: MNPAETAGAASVRVVIVDDHSIFRSGLKADLDASIEVVGEAHDVESAVLAVTDAAPDVVLLDVHLPGVGVPAGTSGGAEVMRRAAASVPGTRFLALSVSDKAEDVVGVIRAGARGYITKGSSGADVSRAVHAVASGDAVFSPKLAGFVLDAFGAAVGETAAASDELDRLSAREQEVMRLIARGYAYKEVAAELYISTKTVESHVSAVLRKLQLSSRHELTAWANARRLL